One genomic window of Candidatus Methylomirabilota bacterium includes the following:
- a CDS encoding Ig-like domain-containing protein, whose protein sequence is MVFLDTGLQQPVGLMQPGQFALVTGLYAGFREASGPADPVKRTIGKVRLDATLTSFADHLGDPRGLSLGPDGSLYLADGTAGRLLRFRAPAPPLLDPLPAFTNQPTITVTGTADPSLRIDIVVLVNDVVTTVVTGTTDATGRFSLVVPLTANATNTLAVFATPSGGNGLSSVPTTVSLTHTTASPAVALLQPAPGAFVRQAITLTAQATDSTGVASITFVLDGRSLATVLNPPPRASRPVRR, encoded by the coding sequence GTGGTGTTCCTCGACACCGGGCTCCAGCAGCCGGTGGGGCTCATGCAGCCCGGCCAGTTCGCGCTGGTCACCGGCCTCTACGCCGGCTTCCGGGAGGCGAGCGGCCCCGCGGATCCCGTCAAGCGCACCATCGGCAAGGTGCGTCTGGACGCCACGCTGACCTCGTTCGCCGACCACCTGGGCGACCCGCGGGGCCTCAGCCTCGGTCCCGACGGCTCGCTCTATCTGGCGGATGGCACCGCCGGCCGCCTGCTCCGCTTCCGCGCCCCGGCGCCCCCGCTGCTCGACCCGCTGCCGGCCTTCACCAACCAGCCCACGATCACGGTGACGGGCACCGCTGATCCCAGCCTCCGCATCGACATCGTCGTGCTGGTCAATGACGTGGTGACGACGGTCGTCACGGGGACCACGGATGCCACCGGGCGCTTTTCGCTCGTCGTGCCGCTGACCGCGAACGCCACCAACACGCTGGCCGTCTTCGCCACGCCCAGCGGGGGCAATGGGCTCAGCTCGGTGCCCACGACCGTGAGCCTGACCCACACCACCGCCTCCCCCGCCGTCGCGCTGCTCCAGCCGGCGCCAGGGGCCTTCGTGCGTCAGGCCATCACGCTCACGGCCCAGGCTACGGACTCGACCGGGGTCGCGTCCATCACCTTCGTCCTCGACGGCCGCAGCCTCGCCACCGTGCTCAACCCCCCCCCACGAGCTTCACGGCCAGTACGACGCTGA